One Archocentrus centrarchus isolate MPI-CPG fArcCen1 chromosome 10, fArcCen1, whole genome shotgun sequence genomic region harbors:
- the atox1 gene encoding copper transport protein ATOX1, translating into MTKHEFEVAMTCEGCSGAVTRILNKLGDVKFEIDLPKKLVWIESDKDVDVLMTALQKSGKEVKYNGTK; encoded by the exons ATGACT AAGCACGAGTTTGAGGTGGCCATGACGTGTGAGGGATGCTCGGGAGCCGTGACCAGGATCCTGAACAAGCTGGGAG atgtgAAGTTTGAAATTGACCTGCCGAAGAAGCTGGTTTGGATCGAGTCTGACAAAGATGTGGACGTTCTCATGACGGCGCTGCAGAAATCCGGAAAGGAGGTCAAATACAACGGCACTAAATGA